The following are encoded together in the Sulfurospirillum tamanense genome:
- a CDS encoding M23 family metallopeptidase → MRNKFVITITDINGSKQFLLHQLVKKFVLYFTLAVIGVIVFGGWLISMLYGELSSLEEKKEELIQKEYQLGEHNAKLQRQIDAKTKQFEAINDKVSGIEELIGLKTPEATSIDERLENLTVTSTQQQHLFRSIPNGWVIENTGLTGKFGWRTHPILKTREFHRGIDLRAPIGTPIVAPADGVVEFAGYHKESGFGYLVIVQHNYGFKTSYAHLEKTMVVKSGEFVRKGQLIGYTGNSGLSTGPHLHYEVRFISRPLDPQHFLDWNSASFDEIFEKENRVSWQSLLKMITDPSHPQRPPS, encoded by the coding sequence ATGCGTAATAAATTTGTGATTACGATCACAGATATTAATGGCTCAAAACAGTTTTTATTGCACCAGCTGGTTAAGAAATTTGTGTTGTACTTTACCCTTGCAGTGATTGGGGTGATTGTTTTTGGGGGATGGTTAATTTCAATGCTTTATGGAGAACTTAGTTCTCTTGAAGAAAAAAAGGAAGAACTTATTCAAAAAGAGTATCAACTGGGCGAGCATAATGCAAAATTACAGCGCCAAATTGATGCCAAGACCAAGCAGTTTGAAGCTATTAATGACAAAGTAAGTGGCATTGAGGAGCTTATTGGATTGAAAACGCCAGAGGCTACGAGCATTGATGAGCGCCTTGAAAATTTGACAGTGACTAGCACGCAACAACAACACCTTTTTCGCTCCATCCCCAATGGCTGGGTGATTGAAAACACAGGTCTTACGGGAAAATTTGGATGGCGCACACACCCTATTTTAAAAACCCGAGAATTTCACCGCGGGATTGATTTACGCGCACCCATTGGCACACCCATTGTTGCTCCAGCTGATGGCGTGGTAGAGTTTGCAGGCTATCATAAAGAGAGTGGTTTTGGCTATTTGGTTATTGTCCAACATAACTATGGTTTCAAAACATCTTACGCCCATCTTGAAAAAACAATGGTGGTAAAGTCAGGTGAATTTGTTCGAAAAGGTCAGCTAATTGGATATACTGGCAACAGCGGACTCTCTACGGGGCCTCATTTGCATTACGAAGTAAGGTTTATTTCACGTCCTTTGGACCCACAACATTTCTTAGACTGGAACAGTGCAAGTTTTGATGAAATTTTTGAAAAGGAGAATCGTGTCTCATGGCAATCTTTACTAAAGATGATAACCGATCCGTCTCATCCTCAGAGACCACCCTCATAG
- the argJ gene encoding bifunctional glutamate N-acetyltransferase/amino-acid acetyltransferase ArgJ, translating into MFNIFPLKGSLEHVKGFYCDGVSVGLKPNGANDVAFIRSDVLCDVEAVFTTNQFQAAPIVHFKRYPENFQTNFLLINAKNANAMTGRKGIEDIDTLFASLRATYPALQNPIMSSTGVIGYRLNQEKIAQSFSKFDFEAKNSDGAARAIMTTDSFKKELCLRVEPENGTPFHLGAICKGAGMINPAMATMLCFIVTDAALPKADAKEALSYAVEHSFNAASVDGDTSTNDTVLLLSNGQSGGYDKEAFKEALALLTKHLALEIVRDGEGATKLVAFEITGAATSEEAKKVAKALSNSLLVKTALFGEDPNWGRIASTIGASGVTCNDETLEIKYDDVLVFNNTQRELDKEREMKAAAIMKQPSYTIHCDLGIGSGTFTAYGCDLGHQYVTINADYRS; encoded by the coding sequence ATGTTTAACATCTTCCCTCTTAAGGGTTCCCTTGAACACGTGAAAGGATTTTATTGCGATGGTGTCAGTGTGGGACTCAAGCCAAATGGTGCTAATGACGTCGCTTTTATTCGCTCTGATGTTTTGTGTGATGTAGAAGCTGTTTTTACCACCAATCAATTTCAAGCAGCACCCATTGTACATTTTAAACGTTATCCTGAAAATTTTCAAACCAATTTTCTGCTTATCAACGCCAAGAATGCCAATGCCATGACGGGCAGAAAAGGCATAGAAGACATCGATACTCTTTTTGCCTCATTGCGTGCAACCTATCCTGCACTTCAAAACCCTATTATGAGCTCCACTGGCGTCATTGGCTACCGCCTCAATCAAGAAAAAATAGCCCAATCTTTTTCCAAATTTGATTTTGAAGCTAAAAACTCTGACGGAGCAGCACGGGCTATCATGACCACGGATAGTTTCAAAAAAGAGCTTTGCCTTCGCGTTGAACCTGAAAATGGAACCCCTTTTCACCTTGGTGCCATTTGTAAGGGGGCGGGGATGATTAACCCAGCCATGGCAACCATGCTCTGTTTTATTGTTACCGATGCCGCACTTCCCAAAGCCGATGCTAAAGAAGCGCTCTCCTACGCCGTTGAGCACTCTTTTAATGCAGCAAGCGTCGATGGCGACACTTCAACCAACGACACGGTACTGCTCCTTAGTAACGGGCAAAGTGGCGGGTACGACAAAGAGGCTTTTAAAGAAGCTTTGGCTCTACTTACCAAACACCTTGCTCTTGAAATTGTCCGTGACGGAGAAGGGGCGACTAAGCTTGTTGCTTTTGAGATTACAGGGGCTGCCACCAGCGAGGAAGCTAAAAAAGTCGCCAAAGCCCTTAGTAACTCTTTGCTTGTTAAAACTGCTTTATTTGGCGAAGACCCTAACTGGGGACGTATTGCTTCCACCATAGGTGCAAGTGGCGTTACATGTAACGATGAAACCCTTGAGATTAAATATGATGATGTTCTTGTTTTTAACAACACCCAACGCGAACTAGACAAGGAACGAGAAATGAAAGCTGCGGCCATCATGAAACAACCAAGCTACACTATACATTGTGATTTAGGTATAGGCTCTGGGACGTTTACGGCTTATGGGTGCGACTTGGGCCATCAGTACGTTACTATTAATGCCGATTACCGCTCGTAA
- a CDS encoding 3-methyladenine DNA glycosylase, with translation MRRSIELLGALKNAGFAATSRDPFWWPNSGTFEVVVGVVLTQQAKWERVEESLALLRKANALHVKTLAQMNEEKLKDYIRPSGCFNAKAKTLIRLSRGILEEFETFEVFAKEVSREWLLAQKGIGPESADSILCYACYKEAMVVDSYTNRLLRYYGYTFESYEMLQEWLIEGLEEAEVAKLYERTLSRVELYARFHGKIVEFCKEKVKGGEITQGVPGLSLED, from the coding sequence ATGAGGCGTAGCATAGAGCTTTTGGGGGCGTTGAAAAATGCAGGGTTTGCCGCTACATCTCGCGATCCCTTTTGGTGGCCCAACAGTGGCACATTTGAGGTTGTTGTGGGGGTGGTGTTAACCCAGCAAGCCAAATGGGAGCGGGTGGAAGAAAGCCTAGCGCTGCTGCGTAAAGCAAACGCGTTACATGTAAAGACTTTGGCGCAAATGAATGAAGAAAAACTCAAAGACTACATTCGTCCCAGTGGTTGTTTTAATGCCAAAGCAAAGACCTTAATACGACTCTCCAGGGGGATTTTAGAAGAGTTTGAAACCTTCGAAGTTTTTGCTAAAGAGGTGAGTAGAGAGTGGCTACTTGCCCAAAAAGGCATCGGGCCGGAGAGTGCTGATTCAATTTTGTGTTACGCATGCTATAAAGAGGCCATGGTAGTGGACAGCTATACAAATAGATTGTTGCGTTACTATGGCTATACTTTTGAGAGTTATGAAATGCTTCAAGAGTGGCTCATAGAAGGACTTGAAGAGGCGGAGGTGGCAAAGCTATACGAAAGAACTCTCTCTCGTGTGGAACTTTATGCTAGGTTTCATGGGAAAATTGTCGAGTTTTGTAAAGAAAAGGTGAAAGGCGGGGAGATAACGCAAGGGGTTCCAGGCTTGAGCCTGGAAGATTAA
- a CDS encoding bactofilin family protein, with product MAIFTKDDNRSVSSSETTLIAVGATIRGEFTLESRLHVDGELEGNIHSSSVVVVGKKGRVKGELKAEKLVVNGEFEGSADCSYVEVLAGGRFIGNVLSKELMIESKAYFQGQSNIRIEERPALTQKNETPLTTPDEV from the coding sequence ATGGCAATCTTTACTAAAGATGATAACCGATCCGTCTCATCCTCAGAGACCACCCTCATAGCTGTTGGTGCTACTATACGTGGGGAGTTTACCCTTGAATCACGTTTACATGTAGATGGAGAGTTGGAGGGCAATATTCACTCCAGTAGTGTAGTGGTGGTAGGAAAAAAAGGACGCGTAAAGGGCGAGCTTAAAGCAGAAAAATTGGTAGTTAATGGTGAATTTGAAGGCAGCGCAGACTGTTCTTATGTGGAAGTGCTTGCAGGGGGAAGGTTTATTGGGAACGTGCTCTCAAAAGAGTTGATGATTGAATCAAAGGCCTATTTCCAAGGCCAGAGCAATATTCGCATTGAAGAGCGCCCCGCGTTGACCCAAAAGAATGAAACCCCTTTAACCACTCCAGATGAGGTGTAA
- a CDS encoding YdcH family protein has translation MLHEYRDIISKIKVENAHFAKIFERHNELDQKILDVEEGREHMEHFELETLKKEKLRLKDEAYQMILAYKEEKSL, from the coding sequence ATGCTACACGAATACCGTGATATTATCTCAAAAATAAAAGTAGAAAATGCCCATTTTGCAAAAATTTTTGAACGCCACAATGAACTTGATCAGAAGATTCTTGATGTTGAAGAGGGGCGTGAACACATGGAACATTTTGAGCTTGAAACCCTCAAAAAAGAGAAGCTTCGTCTTAAAGATGAAGCCTACCAGATGATCTTGGCTTACAAAGAAGAAAAAAGCCTTTAA
- a CDS encoding TIGR00282 family metallophosphoesterase produces MRVGFIGDVVGRPGRKLIQMHLRALKERHRLDYVIANTENASHGFGLSIKNAHELFNAGVDMMSGGNHSWDKKEILPLLETHPILRPVNYPKGVPGCGVGYLRSQNYTLAVINVMGHYTMPMCDNPFISTLETLETLEPHDGVLIDFHAEATSEKRALFALLKGKVSAIIGTHTHVGTDDLMVEQGTAYLSDIGLTGCRDNVIGMDAAAPLKRFLTGLPASFEVPNRCKGILQMVVMDFASMGCQEAYKIKLYDDTPIITQAWHEA; encoded by the coding sequence GTGAGAGTAGGGTTTATTGGCGATGTGGTAGGACGACCTGGGCGCAAATTGATTCAAATGCACCTAAGGGCATTAAAAGAAAGACACAGGCTTGATTATGTCATCGCTAACACGGAAAATGCTAGCCATGGATTCGGGCTAAGTATTAAAAATGCCCATGAGCTTTTTAATGCAGGCGTGGATATGATGAGTGGAGGAAATCACAGTTGGGATAAAAAAGAGATTTTGCCGTTGCTTGAAACCCATCCTATTTTACGACCAGTAAACTACCCAAAGGGGGTTCCTGGATGCGGGGTTGGATACTTGCGAAGCCAAAATTACACCCTCGCTGTCATAAATGTGATGGGCCATTACACGATGCCCATGTGCGACAATCCTTTTATTAGCACCCTTGAAACCTTGGAGACCTTAGAGCCTCACGACGGTGTGTTGATCGACTTTCATGCAGAGGCAACCAGTGAAAAACGGGCATTGTTTGCCTTGCTGAAAGGAAAGGTATCTGCTATTATTGGAACGCATACGCACGTTGGAACAGATGATTTGATGGTGGAGCAAGGGACGGCCTATTTGAGCGATATTGGTCTAACGGGGTGTCGAGACAATGTGATCGGGATGGATGCCGCAGCGCCCTTAAAGCGTTTTTTGACAGGCCTTCCCGCCTCTTTTGAAGTGCCTAATCGCTGCAAGGGAATTTTACAAATGGTTGTCATGGATTTTGCAAGCATGGGGTGTCAAGAGGCTTACAAAATCAAACTTTATGATGACACACCTATTATTACGCAGGCGTGGCATGAGGCGTAG
- a CDS encoding ATP-binding protein, which translates to MSTLISWEKTQAAIWRPKKQTLRPVREIDAVRLEDLVGMERQKEVFLVNVEQFLAKRPFNHVLLWGARGTGKSSLVKALLCQYADQGLRLIEFSKEDLKDLPEVVDELRELPYWFVVFCDDFSFEEGDTSYKGLKPVLEGSIESPPCNVMVCATSNRRHLVAEHVRDNVGTRVLERELHYSDAVEEKISLSDRFGLWLSFYQGTQQEYLDIVEHYFKDYQGDKTPLHLAAKQFAASRASRSGRTAKQFYNAYASVFLKKG; encoded by the coding sequence ATGAGCACTCTTATCTCTTGGGAAAAAACCCAAGCGGCCATTTGGCGCCCCAAAAAGCAAACTTTACGACCTGTTAGAGAGATTGATGCAGTAAGGCTGGAAGATTTGGTGGGCATGGAGCGCCAAAAAGAGGTATTTTTGGTTAACGTGGAGCAATTTTTAGCAAAGAGGCCCTTCAACCATGTACTGCTTTGGGGCGCAAGAGGAACGGGAAAGTCTTCTTTGGTAAAAGCCCTGCTGTGTCAATACGCCGACCAAGGATTGCGCTTGATTGAATTTTCAAAAGAGGATTTAAAGGATTTGCCTGAAGTGGTGGATGAATTGCGGGAGCTTCCTTATTGGTTTGTTGTTTTTTGTGATGATTTTTCTTTTGAAGAGGGTGACACTAGCTATAAAGGATTAAAACCAGTTTTGGAAGGTTCCATCGAATCTCCTCCTTGTAATGTAATGGTCTGCGCGACATCGAACCGACGCCATTTGGTCGCAGAACATGTGCGCGATAACGTAGGAACAAGGGTTTTAGAAAGGGAGTTGCATTATTCGGATGCGGTTGAAGAGAAAATTTCTCTCTCAGATAGGTTTGGCTTGTGGCTCTCTTTTTACCAAGGAACACAACAAGAGTATTTAGATATTGTTGAGCACTATTTTAAAGACTACCAAGGTGACAAAACCCCACTCCATCTTGCTGCTAAACAATTTGCCGCCTCTCGCGCGTCACGAAGCGGACGCACGGCAAAACAGTTTTACAATGCGTACGCTTCAGTTTTTTTGAAAAAGGGGTAG
- the mfd gene encoding transcription-repair coupling factor: protein MQAACYEYYKHGGKAQILVAKNDKEVARLKDAVALAGKKPFALPDFRARNSEDLRSYSAELYALLAALNHFANEASPKKVLISPLRTLLHPLPAPKLLKRRTLCFGERVSLAAFKEELLHWGYTFVDVVESHGEVSFRGDIIDIFSIDAVEPVRISLFGDEIESIRFFACETQKSDKTEHESVTILPALFGLDAQGFERVLHTIENTPSDAFVKDMLSMGFWGLGELRMDYLSHFDACFAQKMDGEIAEIALFDETIDAARLLALPLLPEPKQYQDIEVSAPKPFLELHQNKRITLLARNEALLKQVNIEELGRFQESPLVVNIMSKEEIILSLNKPLSKKRPKRPSMILDELRIGDYVVHESYGVGIFKGLTNTTVLGATRDFVTLVYQGEDKLLLPVENLHVIDRYISDGGGLATLDKLGKGSFQKLKAKTREKLFEIAKEIIDIAAKRELVKGFSVRCDHEEMALFRAQAGFEYTPDQERSIEEIFEDLGSGKVMDRLLSGDVGFGKTEVAMNAILATVKGGYQVAFIAPTTLLSSQHFKSIKERLSGFGVRLAKLDRFTTTKERTSLLRGLAEGSIDVCIGTHALLGAPMKNQALLVIDEEHKFGVKQKEALKNMRANIHVLSMSATPIPRSLNMALSSIRQYSQILTPPKEREDVRTFVKEYDEVLVKEVLLREIRRGGQIFYVHNRIASIESKARELRQVLPSLRILVLHSQVSAAFTEKEMLRFEEGAYDVLLSTSIIESGIHLPNVNTIMIESSDHFGIADLHQLRGRVGRGARQGFCYFLVQNKEALTDQAKKRLVALESNASLGSGSVLAYHDLEIRGGGNLVGEAQSGHIKNIGYALYLKMLEDAIGELMHHEKSEKKEIDLKLSISAYISPECVGEDRVRLELYRRLSHCKSIQEVYEIEEEMCDRFGSVDVPTKQFLELIVVKILGMASQVSSIANYQQNITVAFEDGKKEVLKSPSKDDDDILATLLEYLRKKEKR from the coding sequence TTGCAAGCGGCATGTTATGAATATTATAAACACGGCGGCAAGGCACAAATCCTTGTTGCCAAAAACGATAAAGAGGTTGCAAGGCTCAAAGACGCTGTAGCACTAGCGGGAAAAAAGCCTTTTGCTCTACCTGATTTTAGAGCCCGTAACTCAGAAGACTTGCGCTCTTACAGCGCGGAACTTTATGCCCTTTTGGCAGCACTTAACCATTTTGCCAACGAGGCTTCGCCTAAAAAAGTCCTTATCTCCCCTTTGCGTACCTTGTTGCATCCCCTTCCCGCTCCAAAACTCCTCAAGCGTCGCACCCTCTGCTTTGGAGAAAGAGTCTCCCTTGCAGCCTTTAAAGAAGAGTTATTGCACTGGGGATACACCTTTGTGGATGTGGTAGAGTCCCACGGGGAGGTCTCTTTTCGCGGGGATATCATCGATATTTTTTCTATCGATGCTGTGGAGCCTGTGCGCATTAGTTTGTTTGGTGATGAGATTGAAAGCATTCGTTTTTTTGCTTGCGAGACTCAAAAGAGCGACAAAACCGAACACGAATCGGTGACAATCTTACCCGCGTTATTTGGACTAGACGCACAAGGGTTTGAGCGCGTCTTGCATACTATAGAAAACACCCCAAGTGATGCCTTTGTTAAAGATATGCTCTCAATGGGATTTTGGGGTCTTGGTGAGCTTCGCATGGATTACCTGAGCCATTTTGATGCGTGTTTTGCCCAAAAAATGGACGGTGAAATTGCAGAAATTGCACTTTTTGATGAGACAATTGATGCGGCACGGCTTTTAGCACTTCCTCTTTTGCCTGAACCAAAACAGTATCAAGACATTGAGGTGAGTGCTCCTAAGCCTTTTTTGGAACTTCATCAAAACAAGCGCATTACGCTCTTGGCGCGTAATGAAGCGTTGCTTAAGCAGGTTAATATAGAAGAACTAGGGCGTTTTCAAGAAAGCCCATTAGTTGTTAATATTATGAGTAAAGAAGAGATTATTCTCTCCTTAAACAAACCTCTTTCTAAAAAACGCCCCAAACGCCCTTCTATGATTTTGGACGAACTGCGCATTGGGGATTACGTGGTGCATGAATCTTACGGGGTGGGGATTTTCAAAGGCCTGACCAACACCACTGTGCTAGGCGCCACGCGCGATTTTGTCACACTTGTTTATCAGGGCGAAGATAAACTGCTCCTACCTGTGGAAAACTTGCATGTTATTGATCGCTATATTAGTGATGGTGGCGGGCTAGCGACCTTGGATAAACTGGGGAAAGGCAGCTTTCAGAAGTTAAAGGCCAAAACAAGAGAAAAACTCTTTGAAATTGCCAAAGAGATTATCGATATTGCGGCAAAGCGAGAACTAGTAAAGGGTTTTAGTGTACGATGTGACCATGAAGAGATGGCCTTGTTTCGTGCTCAAGCGGGTTTTGAATATACTCCAGACCAAGAGCGAAGCATTGAAGAGATTTTTGAAGACCTTGGTTCTGGTAAGGTAATGGATAGGTTATTGAGTGGGGATGTGGGGTTTGGAAAAACAGAAGTAGCCATGAATGCTATTTTGGCTACCGTTAAAGGCGGTTATCAAGTTGCATTTATTGCCCCCACAACCTTGCTCTCTTCTCAGCATTTTAAGAGCATTAAAGAGCGACTTAGTGGGTTTGGTGTGCGCTTAGCAAAACTTGACCGTTTTACTACCACCAAAGAGCGCACGAGTCTTTTAAGAGGGCTTGCGGAGGGAAGCATTGATGTGTGCATTGGTACCCATGCGCTTTTGGGTGCACCGATGAAAAATCAAGCGTTGCTTGTCATCGACGAAGAGCATAAATTTGGTGTTAAACAAAAAGAAGCCCTTAAAAATATGCGCGCTAATATCCATGTGCTCTCCATGAGCGCCACCCCAATTCCCCGTAGCCTTAACATGGCGCTAAGTTCCATTCGACAGTATTCGCAAATCCTCACTCCACCCAAAGAGCGGGAAGATGTGCGTACCTTTGTGAAAGAGTATGATGAGGTGTTGGTAAAAGAGGTATTGCTCCGAGAAATTCGCCGAGGCGGGCAGATTTTTTATGTACACAATCGCATCGCTAGCATCGAATCCAAAGCAAGAGAGTTGCGCCAAGTCCTCCCCTCCCTTCGCATTTTAGTGCTTCATTCTCAAGTGAGCGCAGCGTTTACTGAAAAGGAGATGCTACGGTTTGAGGAGGGGGCTTATGATGTGTTGCTTTCTACTTCCATTATCGAATCAGGCATTCACCTGCCCAATGTAAACACCATTATGATTGAATCTTCCGACCACTTTGGGATTGCGGATTTGCATCAACTTCGGGGTCGCGTTGGGCGTGGTGCGCGGCAAGGGTTTTGTTATTTTTTAGTGCAAAATAAAGAAGCCCTAACCGACCAAGCCAAAAAGCGTCTAGTTGCCCTAGAATCAAACGCTTCTTTGGGGAGCGGGTCGGTGTTAGCGTATCATGATTTAGAGATTAGGGGTGGGGGAAATTTGGTGGGTGAAGCCCAAAGCGGGCACATTAAAAACATTGGTTATGCTTTGTACCTCAAAATGCTTGAAGATGCCATTGGGGAGTTGATGCACCATGAAAAAAGTGAAAAAAAAGAGATTGATCTAAAGCTTTCTATTAGCGCTTACATTAGTCCTGAGTGTGTGGGCGAAGACCGAGTGAGGTTGGAGCTTTACCGACGGTTGAGCCACTGTAAAAGTATTCAAGAAGTGTATGAGATTGAAGAAGAGATGTGCGACCGTTTTGGAAGTGTTGATGTGCCAACGAAGCAGTTTTTGGAGTTGATTGTGGTGAAAATTTTAGGTATGGCGAGCCAAGTTTCCAGCATTGCAAATTACCAGCAAAACATCACAGTAGCTTTTGAAGATGGAAAAAAAGAGGTCTTAAAATCCCCAAGCAAAGATGACGATGATATTCTTGCAACTCTTCTTGAGTATTTGCGTAAAAAGGAGAAAAGATGA